In Musa acuminata AAA Group cultivar baxijiao chromosome BXJ2-10, Cavendish_Baxijiao_AAA, whole genome shotgun sequence, a genomic segment contains:
- the LOC103969332 gene encoding phosphatidylcholine:diacylglycerol cholinephosphotransferase 1 gives MTAENGGSTTHLCVQRKAAEGTRVTLGIANHDHGSEIDPRRPPPLPSSPGVKDVNRMGTPSPPPVPLLPPQGPSFAGWSLDGPAGVARRHPLLCAFAFSLLFFMGVEYTIPMVPSTSPPLDLGFIATKPLNRALATAPALNTLLAALNTVFVGMQTVYIVWTFLVEGRPRPTIAALFMFTCRGILGCSTQLPLPQGFQGSGVDFPVGNVSFFLFFSGHVAGAVIASLDMRRTRRWGMARVFDSLNLLQSVRLLASRGHYTIDLAVGVGAGYVFDDLAGKYEESKLKRGGEHRRPCFSFRCSCEGR, from the exons ATGACGGCCGAGAACGGCGGGAGCACCACCCATCTCTGTGTGCAGAGGAAGGCCGCGGAAGGAACTAGGGTGACTCTGGGCATCGCCAACCATGACCACGGCAGCGAAATCGACCCTCGGCGGCCACCACCACTACCTTCATCTCCCGGCGTGAAGGACGTCAACAGAATGGGGACGCCTTCGCCGCCTCCGGTGCCGCTGCTGCCACCCCAGGGGCCGTCCTTCGCCGGATGGTCGCTCGACGGCCCGGCAGGGGTGGCCAGGCGCCACCCCCTGCTTTGCGCCTTCGCGTTCTCGCTCTTGTTCTTCATGGGCGTCGAGTACACCATCCCGATGGTTCCCTCGACTTCCCCGCCTCTGGATTTGGGGTTCATCGCCACCAAGCCTCTCAACCGCGCGCTGGCCACCGCGCCCGCCCTCAACACCCTGCTTGCTGCCCTCAACACT GTCTTCGTGGGTATGCAGACCGTGTATATAGTGTGGACCTTCCTGGTGGAGGGGAGGCCACGTCCGACCATCGCGGCTCTCTTCATGTTCACTTGCAGGGGGATTCTCGGCTGCTCCACCCAGCTCCCGTTGCCTCAG GGTTTTCAGGGTTCAGGAGTGGATTTCCCCGTGGGCAACgtgtccttcttcctcttcttctccggcCATGTCGCAGGGGCCGTGATCGCATCCTTGGACATGAGAAGGACGAGGAGGTGGGGCATGGCCCGGGTCTTCGATTCCCTCAACCTGCTGCAGAGCGTGAGGCTGCTCGCCTCGAGAGGCCACTACACCATCGACTTGGCCGTCGGCGTCGGTGCCGGCTACGTGTTCGACGATTTGGCGGGCAAGTACGAGGAGAGCAAGTTGAAGCGTGGGGGCGAGCACCGGCGACCGTGCTTCAGCTTCCGATGCAGCTGTGAAGGACGTTGA